Proteins encoded by one window of Gordonia jinghuaiqii:
- a CDS encoding ABC transporter permease, whose translation MTVSALGERSPGIRSAEALRKVGAGVTDRISRSLATIGRSARLAAEMIMFAITDTFTLRLAGGEVIDQMWKLFKVTALPALLMAVPIGAEVSVQVGGVMDQVGANSLAGAASGLGVVSQGAPMAAGLLMSGAAASAIASDLGARSIREEIEAMRVIGVNPVQRLIVPRFLAMLAIAPALCVMIIASGVGAGLAIAANVNDVVPASFWQSFGTFATPTDLMFSVLKAVLFAFIVVVIASLRGLEAKGGPKGVANAVNASVVLSVLCIFMTNMAVSQLQAMFFPAQLA comes from the coding sequence ATGACTGTCAGTGCTCTGGGAGAGCGCAGTCCGGGAATCAGATCGGCCGAGGCGCTACGCAAGGTCGGCGCCGGTGTGACCGACCGGATCAGCCGCAGTCTGGCGACCATCGGGCGTTCGGCGCGGCTGGCCGCGGAGATGATCATGTTCGCGATCACCGATACGTTCACACTCCGCCTGGCCGGCGGTGAGGTGATCGATCAGATGTGGAAACTGTTCAAGGTCACCGCACTTCCCGCTCTGTTGATGGCGGTTCCCATCGGTGCCGAGGTGTCGGTGCAGGTGGGTGGCGTCATGGATCAGGTCGGCGCGAACTCCCTCGCGGGAGCGGCGTCGGGTCTGGGCGTGGTGAGCCAGGGCGCGCCGATGGCCGCCGGCCTCCTGATGAGCGGCGCGGCCGCCTCGGCGATCGCCTCCGACCTCGGTGCGCGGTCGATCCGCGAGGAGATCGAGGCGATGCGGGTGATCGGCGTCAACCCGGTCCAGCGGCTCATCGTGCCGCGGTTCCTGGCGATGCTCGCCATCGCGCCCGCGCTCTGCGTGATGATCATCGCGTCCGGTGTGGGCGCGGGCCTGGCAATCGCGGCGAACGTCAACGACGTTGTCCCGGCCAGCTTCTGGCAGTCCTTCGGTACCTTCGCGACCCCGACCGACCTGATGTTCTCGGTGCTGAAGGCCGTGTTGTTCGCCTTCATCGTCGTGGTCATCGCAAGCCTGCGCGGCCTCGAGGCCAAAGGCGGTCCCAAGGGTGTGGCCAACGCGGTCAACGCCTCGGTGGTCCTCAGTGTCCTGTGTATTTTCATGACGAACATGGCGGTCAGTCAGCTGCAGGCCATGTTCTTCCCGGCCCAACTGGCGTGA
- a CDS encoding MlaE family ABC transporter permease has protein sequence MTTESATATPGITRLGRALNERVTAAIATFGQIVVFVGKTFALLPTTIRHYRKQTLKTMNDMAWGSGSIIVDGGVVSLMFFLGIAVGSVVAIMAFMAFDLLGFGALTGIINSFGNIRVVAPIITGIGFAAQAGCRMTAEIGAMRISEEIDATETMGLRAIPFVVGTRLIGGMLVVLPSYLMALVVSFITGGLIVKLFHDQPEGTYDHYFAQFISIPDLLASVAKALIFCAVITIIHCYYGYFASGGPAGVGAASGRAIRASLVAIVVLNFLMTVAIWGLNPVLPFRG, from the coding sequence ATGACGACAGAGAGTGCTACGGCCACCCCGGGGATCACCCGCCTGGGCCGGGCGTTGAACGAGCGCGTGACCGCGGCCATCGCGACCTTCGGTCAGATCGTGGTGTTCGTCGGCAAGACCTTCGCGTTGCTGCCGACGACGATTCGCCACTATCGCAAGCAAACGCTCAAGACCATGAACGACATGGCCTGGGGGAGTGGATCGATCATCGTCGACGGCGGTGTGGTCAGCCTGATGTTCTTCCTTGGCATCGCGGTGGGTTCGGTGGTCGCGATCATGGCCTTCATGGCCTTCGATCTCCTGGGGTTCGGAGCGCTGACCGGAATCATCAACTCGTTCGGCAACATCCGCGTGGTGGCGCCGATCATCACCGGCATCGGCTTCGCGGCGCAGGCCGGCTGCCGGATGACCGCGGAGATCGGCGCCATGCGAATCTCCGAGGAGATCGACGCGACCGAGACCATGGGTCTGCGGGCGATCCCGTTCGTGGTGGGAACCCGCCTCATCGGCGGAATGCTCGTGGTGCTGCCGAGCTATCTCATGGCGCTGGTGGTCAGTTTCATCACCGGCGGGTTGATCGTGAAGCTCTTCCACGATCAACCCGAAGGCACCTACGACCACTATTTCGCGCAGTTCATCTCGATACCGGATCTTCTCGCATCGGTCGCCAAGGCACTCATCTTCTGCGCGGTGATCACCATCATCCATTGCTACTACGGTTATTTCGCATCCGGCGGGCCGGCAGGTGTCGGCGCCGCATCCGGGCGCGCCATCCGCGCGAGCCTGGTCGCCATCGTCGTTCTCAATTTCCTCATGACCGTGGCCATCTGGGGCCTCAATCCGGTCCTTCCGTTCAGGGGTTGA